Proteins encoded within one genomic window of Camelina sativa cultivar DH55 chromosome 19, Cs, whole genome shotgun sequence:
- the LOC104767598 gene encoding glutathione S-transferase T3-like, protein MPPLSSQPSKAPPLSQETPLERKDRKTWAPADDEVLISAWLNTSKDAIVANQQKRGSFWQRISRYYADSPHARNGGEQMLVTHCKQHAERLNSSGHSENDILKNAHDIYFSDHKKKFNLEHCWCLLRYEQKWLSLNAINTPPSQPATKRKPAAEGSQASSCNVEDYEKRPEGIKAPKAKRNNAQSTYMKTLAQYKSMWDVKKEELAE, encoded by the exons ATGCCTCCTCTCAGCTCCCAACCTTCTAAGGCGCCACCTCTTTCTCAAGAAACTCCATTGGAGCGCAAGGATAGAAAGACATGGGCACCTGCTGATGATGAAGTCCTGATCTCTGCATGGCTCAACACTTCAAAGGATGCCATTgttgcaaatcaacaaaagagAGGAAGCTTCTGGCAAAGGATTAGCCGGTACTATGCTGACTCTCCTCATGCTAGAAATGGTGGTGAACAGATGCTGGTGACACATTGCAAGCAGC ATGCAGAGAGACTGAACAGCTCTGGTCATTCTGAAAATGATATCCTAAAGAATGCACATGATATCTACTTCTCTGACCATAAGAAGAAGTTTAACCTTGAACATTGTTGGTGTCTGTTAAGGTATGAGCAGAAATGGCTCAGCCTTAACGCTATTAACACGCCTCCATCTCAGCCTGCAACAAAGAGGAAACCAGCTGCTGAAGGTTCACAAGCATCAAGCTGCAATGTTGAGGACTATGAGAAAAGGCCAGAAGGGATCAAGGCTCCAAAGGCAAAGAGGAACAATGCTCAGTCCACATACATGAAGACTCTTGCTCAGTATAAGAGCATGTGGGATGTCAAGAAAGAGGAATTGGCTGAATAG
- the LOC104765658 gene encoding histone H1-like — translation MICAAIAALNEPDGSSKMAISRYIERCHSGLPSAHPALLTHSLKILKNSGVLAMVKKSYKFAVSSGPPESVAVAAAAAAQGLDVPRFEILPQVNNTVNDPMSASASGSASQPQKRGRGRPPKPKPEAQPQPLQAIQPNQVQSNGQQIWQQQQVGSPAPRPTEAAPVPVPVTESAKRGPGRPRKNGTAAAPAVGPIVQASVMAGIMKRRGRPPGRRAAGRQRKPKSVSATASVYPYVANGARRRGRPRRIVDPSSTVNVAPVSGQTVAAAVAPGMKRGRGRPPKIGGVISRLMKPIRGRGRPVGRPRKIATSVTTGTQDSGELKRKFDIFQEKVKEIVKVLKDGVTSDDPAVVQAIKDLEGLTVTETVEPPQAMEEVQPQPMETAAPETEPQTEAAETQGGQEQGQESEGGEGQTQTETQSQTEAEAMQEALF, via the exons ATGATTTGCGCTGCGATTGCCGCGTTGAACGAACCGGATGGTTCAAGCAAGATGGCAATTTCGAGATACATCGAGAGATGTCACTCCGGTTTACCATCTGCTCATCCTGCTCTGTTGACTCATAGCCTCAAGATTTTGAAGAACAGTGGTGTTCTTGCTATGGTTAAGAAGTCTTACAAATTCGCTGTTTCCTCTGGTCCTCCTGAGAGTGTAGCTGTTGCTGCCGCTGCCGCCGCTCAAGGTCTCGATGTTCCCAGATTTGAGATTCTTCCTCAAGTTAACAACACCGTCAATGATCCCATGTCTGCCTCTGCCTCTGGCTCTGCTTCTCAGCCTCAGAAACGAGGTCGTGGTCGTCCTCCTAAACCGAAACCTGAAGCTCAGCCACAACCACTACAAGCCATTCAACCTAATCAAGTCCAGTCTAATGGACAGCAAATCTGGCAACAGCAGCAAGTCGGATCACCTGCACCTAGACCAACCGAAGCTGCTCCTGTTCCGGTTCCGGTTACAGAGTCGGCTAAGAGAGGACCTGGTCGTCCAAGGAAGAACGGAACTGCTGCTGCTCCTGCTGTTGGACCAATCGTTCAGGCTTCGGTTATGGCTGGAATCATGAAACGTAGAGGTAGACCACCGGGTCGTAGAGCTGCTGGGAGACAGAGGAAGCCCAAATCCGTCTCTGCAACTGCCTCTGTGTATCCGTATGTTGCTAATGGTGCTAGACGCAGGGGAAGGCCTAGGAGAATTGTTGACCCTAGCAGCACCGTTAACGTTGCTCCAGTAAGTGGTCAAACTGTAGCGGCTGCTGTTGCTCCAGGGATGAAGCGTGGACGAGGACGACCACCTAAGATTGGTGGTGTTATCAGTAGGCTTATGAAGCCTATAAGAGGACGAGGACGTCCCGTTGGTAGACCCAGAAAG ATTGCTACATCAGTCACCACTGGGACACAAGATTCTGGAGAACTCAAGAGaaagtttgatattttt caagagaaagtaaaagaaatcgTGAAGGTGTTGAAAGATGGAGTAACTAGTGACGATCCTGCAGTGGTGCAAGCTATAAAAGATCTGGAAGGACTAACAGTGACGGAGACGGTTGAGCCACCACAAGCCATGGAAGAAGTGCAGCCACAGCCAATGGAGACTGCAGCACCAGAGACTGAACCTCAAACTGAAGCTGCTGAAACGCAAGGAGGACAGGAACAGGGACAAGAAagtgaaggaggagaaggacAGACCCAGACCGAGACCCAGAGTCAGACAGAAGCAGAGGCAATGCAAGAAGCACTGTTCTGa
- the LOC104765657 gene encoding uncharacterized protein LOC104765657 has translation MGQDYSYSQPDSSDQYDRYSEDTAEREIEALILMDEAESTFINAEPSQYPPQPEIEHGFPKVCYCGAQPILSNCYNRRFFTCPNVDDGEMHIHKWWDVAVMEEMRDSDRRYEVKAEKVDYLTFFNDYESEINQVRDQSYATEQKMVMLENIVSELRKENRFRNVTDFLVVGLMAIVVGLLGILFMST, from the exons ATGGGCCAAGACTATAGCTACTCTCAGCCTGATTCATCAGATCAGTATGATAGGTACTCAGAGGACACTGCGGAGAGAGAAATAGAAGCTTTGATTCTTATGGATGAAGCAGAGAGTACGTTCATCAATGCTGAACCGAGTCAATACCCACCTCAACCTGAGATTGAGCATGGATTCCCCAAGGTATGCTACTGTGGTGCTCAACCTATTCTATCCAACTGCTACAACAGAAG GTTCTTCACATGTCCAaatgttgatgatggagagatgCATATTCACAAGTGGTGGGATGTGGCTGTaatggaggagatgagagacAGTGATAGGCGATATGAAgtgaaggctgagaaggtagatTACTTAACCTTCTTCAATGACTATGAATCAGAGATCAATCAGGTTAGGGATCAGAGTTATGCAACTGAACAGAAAATGGTTATGTTAGAGAATATAGTTTCTGAGCTGCGTAAGGAAAATAGGTTTAGAAATGTAACTGATTTCCTGGTTGTTGGTTTAATGGCTATTGTGGTAGGTCTTCTAGGTATCTTGTTCATGTCTACTTAA